A single window of Onychomys torridus chromosome 8, mOncTor1.1, whole genome shotgun sequence DNA harbors:
- the Phospho1 gene encoding phosphoethanolamine/phosphocholine phosphatase, whose amino-acid sequence MCQRSWLWPANQALPGRLPPRHFSLVPSSCSSSPCSQDGRMAAPGAPRFLLTFDFDETIVDENSDDSIVRAAPGQQLPESLRATYREGYYNEYMQRVFKYLGEQGVRPRDLRAVYETIPLSPGMGDLLQFVAKQGSCFEVILISDANTFGVESALRAAGHHSLFRRILSNPSGPDARGLLTLRPFHTHSCPRCPANMCKHKVLSEYLRERARDGVHFERLFYVGDGANDFCPMGLLAAGDVAFPRRGYPMHRLIQEAQKADPSSFRAHVVPWETAADVRQHLQQVLKTC is encoded by the coding sequence ATGTGCCAGCGATCCTGGCTGTGGCCCGCTAACCAGGCTCTCCCCGGCCGGCTCCCGCCGCGCCACTTCTCGCttgtcccctcctcctgctcctcttcccccTGCTCCCAGGACGGCAGGATGGCTGCGCCCGGCGCGCCTCGCTTCCTCCTGACCTTCGACTTCGATGAGACCATCGTGGACGAAAACAGCGACGACTCGATCGTGCGCGCTGCTCCAGGCCAGCAACTACCTGAGAGCCTGCGAGCCACCTACCGCGAGGGCTACTACAATGAGTACATGCAACGCGTCTTCAAGTACCTGGGTGAGCAGGGCGTACGGCCCCGGGACCTGCGCGCTGTCTACGAGACCATCCCCCTGTCGCCGGGCATGGGCGATTTGCTGCAGTTCGTAGCCAAACAGGGCTCCTGCTTCGAGGTTATTCTCATCTCGGATGCCAACACCTTCGGTGTGGAGAGTGCCCTGCGTGCCGCTGGCCACCACAGCTTATTCCGCCGCATCCTCAGCAACCCATCCGGGCCCGACGCGCGGGGACTGCTGACGCTAAGGCCCTTCCACACGCACAGCTGCCCGCGCTGCCCCGCCAACATGTGCAAGCACAAGGTGCTCAGTGAATACCTTCGTGAGCGGGCCCGCGACGGCGTGCACTTCGAGCGCCTCTTCTACGTGGGTGATGGTGCAAATGACTTCTGCCCCATGGGGCTGCTGGCGGCCGGGGACGTGGCCTTCCCCCGCCGCGGTTACCCCATGCACCGCCTCATCCAGGAGGCACAGAAGGCCGATCCCAGCTCCTTCCGCGCCCACGTGGTGCCCTGGGAAACGGCCGCAGACGTGCGCCAACATCTGCAACAGGTGCTGAAGACGTGTTGA